Proteins encoded in a region of the Tachyglossus aculeatus isolate mTacAcu1 chromosome 11, mTacAcu1.pri, whole genome shotgun sequence genome:
- the LOC119934289 gene encoding up-regulator of cell proliferation isoform X3 translates to MAAPPWRLGLSVSLKVLSASRAIHTTAACSKNRAARVRVGKGNKPVTYEEAHPPHYIAHRKGWLSHHTSNLDGEGGAAERTVEDVFLRKFMLGTFPGCLADQLVLKRRANQLVICALLLQRLPPHKLYFLVGYSEALLSAFYKCPVRLHLQTLPAKTVYKYI, encoded by the exons ATGGCGGCTCCCCCTTGGCGCCTTGGCCTGAGCGTGAGCTTGAAG gtGCTGTCCGCCTCCCGCGCCATCCACACCACTGCGGCCTGCTCCAAG AACCGGGCAGCCCGTGTCCGCGTGGGGAAAGGAAACAAACCGGTGACTTATGAGGAGGCACATCCCCCCCACTACATCGCCCACCGCAAGGGTTGGCTGTCCCATCACACAA GCAACCTGGACGGCGAGGGCGGGGCGGCGGAGCGGACTGTAGAAGACGTCTTCCTGCGCAAGTTCATGCTGGGCACCTTCCCGGGTTGCCTGGCTGATCAGCTGGTCCTGAAGCGCCGAGCCAACCAGCTGGTGATTTGTGCCCTGCTGCTGCAACGGCTGCCCCCTCACAAGCTCTACTTCCTGGTGGGCTACAGCGAGGCCCTGCTGTCGGCTTTCTACAAGTGCCCGGTCCGCCTGCACCTGCAAACCTTGCCAGCCAAGACGGTCTACAAGTACATCTAG